The following coding sequences lie in one Oncorhynchus kisutch isolate 150728-3 linkage group LG17, Okis_V2, whole genome shotgun sequence genomic window:
- the LOC109907772 gene encoding troponin C, slow skeletal and cardiac muscles isoform X2, producing MNDIYKAAVEQLTDEQKNEFKAAFDIFVQDAEDGCISTKELGKVMRMLGQNPTPEELQEMIDEVDEDGSGTVDFDEFLVMMVRCMKDDSKGKTEEELADLFRMFDKNADGYIDLEELKGMLEATGEAITEDDIEELMKDGDKNNDGKIDYDEFLEFMKGVE from the exons ATGAACGACATCTACAAAGCAGCG GTAGAGCAGCTGACAGACGAGCAGAAAAATG AGTTCAAGGCAGCCTTTGACATCTTCGTCCAGGATGCAGAGGATGGCTGCATCAGCACCAAGGAGCTGGGCAAGGTGATGAGGATGCTGGGGCAGAACCCCACCCCCGAGGAGCTGCAGGAGATGATCGACGAGGTGGATGAAGACG GCAGTGGGACGGTGGACTTTGACGAGTTCCTGGTGATGATGGTGAGGTGCATGAAAGACGACAGCAAAGGaaagacagaggaggaactgGCGGACCTCTTCCGCATGTTTGACAA GAATGCGGACGGCTACATAGACCTGGAGGAGCTGAAGGGGATGCTGGAGGCCACAGGGGAGGCCATCACCGAGGATGACATCGAGGAGCTCATGAAGGACGGGGACAAGAACAACGACGGGAAAATCGACTATGACG AGTTCTTGGAGTTTATGAAAGGAGTAGAATAA
- the LOC109907772 gene encoding troponin C, slow skeletal and cardiac muscles isoform X1 has protein sequence MKTKGEGGEEEELTVVMCCAVLCVAEFKAAFDIFVQDAEDGCISTKELGKVMRMLGQNPTPEELQEMIDEVDEDGSGTVDFDEFLVMMVRCMKDDSKGKTEEELADLFRMFDKNADGYIDLEELKGMLEATGEAITEDDIEELMKDGDKNNDGKIDYDEFLEFMKGVE, from the exons ATGAAAAcaaaaggggaggggggagaagaagaagaactgACCGTGGtcatgtgctgtgctgtgctgtgtgttgCAGAGTTCAAGGCAGCCTTTGACATCTTCGTCCAGGATGCAGAGGATGGCTGCATCAGCACCAAGGAGCTGGGCAAGGTGATGAGGATGCTGGGGCAGAACCCCACCCCCGAGGAGCTGCAGGAGATGATCGACGAGGTGGATGAAGACG GCAGTGGGACGGTGGACTTTGACGAGTTCCTGGTGATGATGGTGAGGTGCATGAAAGACGACAGCAAAGGaaagacagaggaggaactgGCGGACCTCTTCCGCATGTTTGACAA GAATGCGGACGGCTACATAGACCTGGAGGAGCTGAAGGGGATGCTGGAGGCCACAGGGGAGGCCATCACCGAGGATGACATCGAGGAGCTCATGAAGGACGGGGACAAGAACAACGACGGGAAAATCGACTATGACG AGTTCTTGGAGTTTATGAAAGGAGTAGAATAA
- the LOC109907772 gene encoding troponin C, slow skeletal and cardiac muscles isoform X3, translated as MRMLGQNPTPEELQEMIDEVDEDGSGTVDFDEFLVMMVRCMKDDSKGKTEEELADLFRMFDKNADGYIDLEELKGMLEATGEAITEDDIEELMKDGDKNNDGKIDYDEFLEFMKGVE; from the exons ATGAGGATGCTGGGGCAGAACCCCACCCCCGAGGAGCTGCAGGAGATGATCGACGAGGTGGATGAAGACG GCAGTGGGACGGTGGACTTTGACGAGTTCCTGGTGATGATGGTGAGGTGCATGAAAGACGACAGCAAAGGaaagacagaggaggaactgGCGGACCTCTTCCGCATGTTTGACAA GAATGCGGACGGCTACATAGACCTGGAGGAGCTGAAGGGGATGCTGGAGGCCACAGGGGAGGCCATCACCGAGGATGACATCGAGGAGCTCATGAAGGACGGGGACAAGAACAACGACGGGAAAATCGACTATGACG AGTTCTTGGAGTTTATGAAAGGAGTAGAATAA
- the LOC109907773 gene encoding dual specificity protein phosphatase 7, with protein sequence MTNVTPSKSVEWLQVELESGGSSLLLLDCRSHELYESSHIETAINLAIPGLMLRRFKKGNIPIRTIIPNHEDKEKFVRRCNTDTVILYDECTVDWQDGATGSVLGLLLQKLWDDGCKAYYLEGGFVKFQTEYSEHCETLLDSCCPSSSPPLSVLGFGSLRISSDLSDGESDREPSSATESEESPLPNNQPAFPVQILPYLYLGCAKDSTNLDVLGQYNIKYILNVTPNLPNMFEHDGLFKYKQIPISDHWSQNLSQFFPEAISFIDEARSKQCGVLVHCLAGISRSVTVTVAYLMQRLNLSLNDAYDFVKRKKSNISPNFNFMGQLLDFERTLGLHSPCDNRSSSNEQLYFTTPTNHNVFQLDTLEST encoded by the exons ATGACTAATGTGACGCCGAGTAAAAGCGTGGAATGGCTGCAGGTAGAGTTGGAATCCGGGGGAAGTTCGCTGCTTCTGTTGGACTGCCGATCGCACGAACTTTATGAATCATCCCACATAGAAACGGCCATCAATTTGGCCATACCAGGGTTGATGCTGCGAAGGTTCAAGAAAGGCAACATACCCATCCGAACTATCATCCCCAACCACGAAGACAAGGAGAAATTCGTTAGACGTTGTAATACGGATACAGTGATTCTGTACGATGAGTGCACTGTGGACTGGCAGGATGGGGCCACTGGTTCGGTTCTGGGACTACTTCTTCAGAAACTATGGGACGACGGCTGCAAAGCATATTACCTGGAAG GGGGATTTGTGAAGTTTCAGACCGAGTACTCAGAGCACTGTGAGACCCTTCTGGACAGCTGCTGTCCCAGCTCTTCTCCGCCGCTGTCCGTCCTAGGCTTTGGAAGTCTCCGGATCAGTTCCGACCTCTCCGATGGCGAGTCGGACCGCGAGCCGAGCAGTGCGACCGAGTCTGAGGAGAGCCCCCTTCCCAACAACCAACCTGCCTTCCCAGTCCAGATCCTCCCCTACCTTTACCTGGGCTGTGCCAAAGACTCCACCAACCTGGATGTGCTGGGCCAGTACAACATCAAGTACATCCTGAACGTCACGCCCAACCTCCCCAACATGTTTGAACATGACGGCCTCTTCAAGTACAAGCAGATCCCCATCTCCGACCACTGGAGTCAGAACCTGTCCCAGTTCTTTCCAGAGGCCATATCCTTCATCG ATGAGGCTCGGTCCAAGCAGTGTGGCGTCCTGGTACACTGTCTGGCTGGCATCAGCCGCTCCGTTACCGTGACCGTGGCCTACCTGATGCAGAGGCTCAACCTGTCACTCAATGACGCCTACGACTTTGTCAAGAGGAAGAAgtccaacatctcccccaacttCAACTTCATGGGCCAGCTGCTGGACTTTGAGAGGACACTGGGGCTGCACAGCCCATGTGACAACCGCTCCTCGTCCAATGAGCAGCTCTACTTCACCACACCGACCAATCACAATGTGTTCCAGCTGGACACGCTGGAGTCAACGTGA